In a genomic window of Alistipes sp. ZOR0009:
- a CDS encoding aldo/keto reductase has protein sequence MSYLPNPDRYKAMRYRRTGNSGLVLPELSLGLWHNFGEPDNFGVCRNMVQYAFDAGITHFDLANNYGPPAGAAEETFGRILRKDFQNLRHEMVISTKAGHEMWPGPYGDGSSRKYLIESCNESLQRMGLEYVDIFYSHRYDPNTPLEETASALETIYRQGKALYIGISKYPAEAAEVILRYLSEARVPVIVHQLKYSLLLRQPEQEILGYNKEHGMGTITFSPLAQGLLTDKYIDGIPQDSRAAKSHGYLKTEEVSPAMEKVRALREIALKRGQTIAQMAISWQLHDDRVTSVLIGASRVEQIAENLKSLENITFSKEEIEEIDRITL, from the coding sequence ATGAGCTATTTACCAAATCCAGATCGCTACAAAGCCATGCGCTACCGACGTACGGGCAACAGCGGGCTGGTTCTTCCAGAACTTTCGCTGGGTCTATGGCATAACTTTGGCGAACCCGACAACTTTGGTGTATGTCGTAATATGGTTCAATACGCTTTTGACGCGGGGATTACCCATTTTGATCTTGCCAACAACTACGGACCTCCTGCTGGAGCTGCGGAGGAGACTTTTGGCCGGATTCTAAGGAAAGATTTTCAGAACTTACGTCACGAGATGGTCATTTCCACCAAGGCTGGACACGAAATGTGGCCTGGCCCCTACGGCGATGGCAGCTCACGAAAATATCTTATCGAGAGCTGTAACGAAAGCTTGCAGCGTATGGGACTCGAGTATGTCGATATCTTCTATAGCCACCGATACGATCCCAACACGCCGTTGGAGGAGACCGCTTCGGCACTCGAAACCATCTATCGGCAGGGAAAGGCGCTCTATATTGGCATCTCGAAGTATCCTGCAGAAGCGGCTGAGGTTATCCTGCGCTACCTGAGCGAGGCACGGGTACCAGTTATTGTTCATCAGCTGAAATACTCGCTGCTTTTACGCCAACCCGAACAGGAAATTTTAGGCTACAACAAGGAGCACGGCATGGGAACCATCACCTTCTCGCCGCTGGCTCAAGGTTTGCTAACCGATAAGTATATTGATGGAATACCACAGGACTCGCGCGCGGCAAAATCGCATGGCTACCTAAAGACAGAGGAGGTTTCCCCTGCCATGGAGAAGGTGCGTGCGCTACGTGAGATTGCCCTTAAGCGAGGACAAACCATTGCTCAAATGGCCATCAGCTGGCAGCTGCACGACGACAGGGTTACCTCCGTACTAATAGGGGCTAGCAGGGTGGAGCAAATTGCTGAGAACCTGAAGTCGCTTGAAAATATAACCTTCTCGAAGGAGGAGATTGAAGAGATAGACCGTATAACGCTATAA
- a CDS encoding outer membrane beta-barrel family protein, producing MKSSYLFKFLLTLVLFIAVGRVSAANRGVISGKVIDKLSNQPIPYVAVTLGVLPDSTVKKSVLTDDQGNFKFEEIAEGKYVVSAYMVGYVRKHSKPIICRQTSVKVDDIILENTIIKEVTVVGKRPEIEMKADRTVMNIENTVTAAAENAYEVLRKAPGVNIDKDDKISLKGKEGVLVTINDKSTYLSGQDLANYLKTLNGTEIEKVELITTPPARYEAAGNVGIINIKLKKNNKIGINGSTNAGILITRKVGGNAGINLNMRQGKLNTFASISGNKGFYKSKNMVDKRINGDTAQIYQKVKSLGDWGSLNFRVGADYDINKRHTIGVMARSNFSEEDGDQTTLTNLILRNGDLGKRLISKNEDGEHNKNFSYNLNYKFTIDTSGRSLNVDADYVQYRNRGYQNGDTYYYNGAGAEISHPVYIKDTKPSDIYIKSFRADYVHPFSKIVTLETGVKGSLVNSDNNLKSEKMVFPMTDYINDLGRSNHFKYEESILAGYASIAYEKAGWSVKGGLRAEQTWGRGNQVTIGTINKRNSLDFFPTFYVMRTINEKNSLSFSYNRRIDRPSYSKMNPFVSRIDEYTYQEGNPNLRAQYTDNIEINHSWANRIFTSISYSHTKDVQMQVLEEVDIVKPANGGTSENVKASKIVERNIKDLNGFTCNVSANFQPFKWYRTNTNLTGMYNSYNRGEGKSGNSKLMYMIYSSNSFILPKSYVFEVMLRYNSPMAYGMIDLKSQSSVNIGIQKKLLAGKITLKASADDIFKTMNSRARANYDGMNLYTKSEWTSQRINLSVVYRFGSKDVKQARQRSTSSEEEQNRTGK from the coding sequence ATGAAATCATCGTATTTATTTAAATTTTTACTAACATTAGTTCTATTCATTGCTGTAGGACGTGTAAGTGCAGCTAATAGGGGAGTTATTTCGGGAAAGGTTATTGATAAGCTAAGTAATCAGCCAATACCGTATGTGGCCGTAACATTGGGGGTGCTTCCAGATAGTACCGTAAAGAAAAGCGTGCTAACAGATGATCAAGGTAACTTTAAATTCGAAGAGATAGCCGAAGGAAAGTATGTTGTAAGCGCATACATGGTAGGATATGTACGTAAGCATTCCAAACCTATCATATGCAGGCAAACATCGGTTAAGGTAGACGATATTATACTAGAGAATACCATTATCAAGGAGGTTACCGTTGTAGGAAAAAGGCCGGAGATTGAGATGAAGGCAGACAGAACGGTTATGAATATTGAAAATACCGTTACAGCAGCTGCCGAGAATGCCTATGAGGTGCTACGTAAGGCTCCTGGGGTAAATATTGACAAGGATGACAAGATATCGCTTAAGGGTAAGGAGGGCGTACTGGTTACCATAAACGATAAGTCGACCTATCTTTCGGGCCAAGACTTAGCGAACTACCTGAAAACACTAAATGGAACAGAAATAGAAAAAGTTGAGCTTATAACAACTCCTCCTGCTCGTTATGAAGCAGCTGGTAACGTGGGAATCATCAATATTAAACTAAAAAAGAATAATAAGATTGGTATAAATGGCTCTACCAATGCAGGGATTCTTATAACCCGAAAAGTTGGAGGAAATGCAGGAATCAACTTAAATATGCGCCAAGGAAAGCTGAACACTTTTGCTTCGATTAGCGGCAATAAAGGCTTTTACAAAAGCAAAAATATGGTTGATAAGAGGATAAATGGAGATACTGCTCAGATATATCAAAAAGTAAAATCGCTTGGCGATTGGGGTAGCCTTAACTTTAGGGTAGGTGCAGACTATGATATCAACAAAAGACATACAATTGGCGTAATGGCTCGTTCTAACTTTTCGGAGGAGGATGGTGACCAAACAACATTAACCAACCTGATCCTCAGAAATGGCGATTTGGGAAAGAGGCTAATCAGCAAAAATGAGGATGGCGAGCATAATAAAAACTTTTCCTATAACCTAAACTATAAGTTTACCATTGATACCAGCGGAAGGTCATTAAATGTTGATGCAGATTACGTGCAGTATAGAAATAGGGGATACCAAAATGGCGATACCTACTACTATAATGGCGCTGGAGCTGAAATTTCTCATCCAGTATATATAAAAGACACAAAACCTTCTGACATTTATATAAAATCGTTCAGGGCTGATTATGTACATCCTTTTTCTAAAATTGTAACCCTTGAAACAGGAGTAAAGGGAAGCTTGGTAAATAGCGATAACAATCTGAAGTCAGAGAAGATGGTCTTTCCTATGACTGACTACATAAATGATCTAGGCCGTTCTAACCACTTCAAGTACGAAGAAAGTATTTTGGCAGGATATGCCTCTATCGCCTACGAAAAGGCAGGATGGAGCGTAAAAGGAGGTCTTAGAGCCGAACAAACATGGGGACGAGGAAATCAGGTTACTATCGGAACGATTAACAAGCGCAATAGCCTCGACTTTTTCCCTACATTCTATGTAATGAGAACCATTAACGAGAAGAATTCGCTTAGCTTTAGCTACAACCGACGTATCGATCGTCCAAGCTACAGCAAAATGAATCCGTTTGTATCGCGTATTGACGAATATACCTACCAAGAGGGTAATCCAAACCTTCGCGCTCAGTATACCGACAACATTGAAATCAACCACTCATGGGCAAATAGAATATTTACAAGCATTAGCTACTCGCATACCAAGGATGTGCAAATGCAGGTTCTCGAAGAGGTTGATATTGTGAAGCCAGCCAACGGAGGAACCTCTGAAAATGTGAAGGCAAGTAAGATAGTTGAGCGAAATATTAAGGATTTGAATGGATTTACATGCAATGTTAGCGCAAACTTTCAACCTTTTAAGTGGTACAGAACCAACACCAATTTAACTGGAATGTACAACAGCTACAATAGGGGCGAAGGAAAATCGGGAAATAGCAAGCTTATGTACATGATATACTCGAGCAACAGCTTTATACTTCCCAAATCGTATGTTTTTGAGGTGATGCTTAGATACAATAGTCCGATGGCCTACGGTATGATTGACCTGAAATCGCAAAGTTCTGTAAATATTGGGATACAAAAGAAGCTGCTTGCAGGTAAGATAACGCTAAAAGCTTCGGCCGACGATATCTTTAAGACAATGAACAGCCGTGCACGTGCAAATTACGATGGCATGAATCTGTACACCAAAAGCGAATGGACTAGCCAACGTATTAATCTATCCGTAGTTTACCGATTTGGTAGCAAGGATGTAAAGCAGGCTCGCCAACGATCAACAAGCTCGGAGGAAGAGCAAAATAGAACCGGAAAGTAG
- a CDS encoding carboxyl transferase domain-containing protein has translation MYRFQSKLDLDTEERRLHCDAYNLLLKEYLQVLQSVVDRENDSQVIRHRQRGKMVARERISTLLDADSSFLELSPLASYNQYDNQFPSAGIVTGIGYIHKRLVMVIANDATVKGGTYIKETIKKHLRAQEIALQNALPCIYLVDSGGIFLPEQDKVFADKDHFGRFFYNQARMSAQGIPQISVVMGSCTAGGAYVPAMSDEVIIVRNQGTIFVGGPPLVKAATGEEVTPEELGGAVVHTSISGVADHIAEDDNHALQICRNIVETFASADMQPSDRATPVEPFFDQRELLSIAPIDLRKLVDPREIIARIVDGSEFHEFKEDYGKTLVVGFARINGYKVGILANYGVFFSESALKGAHFVELCASRNIPLIFLQNITGFIVGKQYEHAGIARDGAKLINAVATANVPKLTVIIGGSYGAGNYAMAGRAYEPNLLFTWPNARISVMGGEQAANVLLTVKEQQLVKSGKTLTDAEIKKVKDEIYEKYEHEGSPLYSTSRLWDDGIISPTDTRKVLSIGLEMAYNRRFEATKFGIFRM, from the coding sequence TTGTACAGGTTTCAGTCAAAATTAGATTTAGACACCGAAGAGCGTAGGCTTCATTGTGATGCGTATAATCTGCTTTTAAAGGAATATCTGCAGGTTTTGCAGTCGGTTGTAGATCGTGAAAATGATTCGCAGGTTATTCGTCATCGCCAAAGAGGGAAGATGGTGGCTCGCGAGCGCATTTCGACCTTACTAGATGCCGATTCCTCATTTCTGGAGCTTTCTCCTCTTGCATCATATAACCAGTACGACAACCAATTTCCTTCGGCAGGAATTGTAACCGGCATCGGATACATTCATAAGCGGCTGGTGATGGTGATTGCCAACGATGCAACCGTTAAGGGGGGAACGTACATTAAGGAAACTATAAAAAAGCATTTACGAGCACAGGAGATTGCGCTTCAAAATGCTCTTCCATGCATATACTTAGTTGATAGCGGTGGTATATTTCTACCCGAGCAGGATAAGGTCTTTGCCGATAAGGATCATTTTGGCCGTTTTTTCTACAATCAGGCTCGCATGTCAGCACAAGGAATTCCTCAAATCAGCGTGGTGATGGGATCGTGCACCGCTGGTGGCGCGTATGTGCCCGCAATGAGCGATGAGGTCATTATCGTGCGCAATCAGGGAACCATTTTTGTGGGAGGGCCGCCACTTGTAAAGGCTGCAACTGGCGAAGAGGTTACTCCCGAGGAGCTCGGAGGGGCGGTGGTTCATACTTCTATCTCGGGCGTGGCAGATCATATTGCTGAGGACGATAACCACGCGCTTCAAATCTGTAGAAATATTGTTGAGACGTTTGCTTCCGCAGATATGCAGCCTAGTGATAGGGCTACACCTGTTGAACCCTTTTTCGATCAACGCGAGCTGCTAAGTATTGCTCCAATAGATCTTCGCAAGCTGGTAGATCCGAGAGAAATTATAGCACGAATTGTAGATGGGAGCGAATTTCATGAGTTTAAGGAGGACTATGGAAAGACGCTGGTGGTTGGGTTTGCTCGTATTAACGGCTATAAGGTGGGAATACTGGCCAACTATGGGGTATTCTTTTCGGAGAGCGCCCTTAAAGGAGCTCATTTTGTGGAGCTGTGCGCATCCCGAAATATTCCGCTGATTTTTCTCCAAAATATAACTGGCTTTATCGTCGGTAAGCAGTATGAACATGCCGGAATTGCGCGAGATGGTGCCAAGTTGATTAATGCGGTAGCTACTGCCAATGTTCCTAAGCTGACAGTTATAATCGGGGGGTCCTACGGCGCAGGAAACTATGCGATGGCGGGTCGTGCCTACGAACCAAACCTTTTGTTTACCTGGCCAAATGCTCGCATTTCGGTGATGGGAGGTGAGCAAGCTGCCAATGTGCTGCTAACCGTAAAGGAGCAGCAGCTGGTAAAGTCCGGTAAAACCTTGACAGATGCAGAAATTAAAAAGGTGAAGGACGAAATCTACGAAAAGTACGAGCACGAGGGTTCCCCATTATATAGTACCTCACGCTTATGGGACGATGGGATTATTAGCCCTACGGATACGCGTAAGGTTTTGAGCATTGGGCTTGAGATGGCGTATAACCGCCGATTTGAAGCAACCAAATTTGGAATATTTAGAATGTAA
- a CDS encoding enoyl-CoA hydratase-related protein: MEQGKYLYIKVDVDEDTTTILFRRPDVRNAFNSKMIKEITSAVKLADSLFLVFRGEGNVFSAGADVDYMRKIARMGYDDNLKDAKILAKLFEEIANSSCITISMIQGASMGGGNGIVAASDFSIALRNTLFSFSEVKLGLVPATISPYVLQKVGRGKALELFLTGRQFDAAEAHSIGLVTKVADHNSFENDLITLKEKLRQNSPAAMRSVKRLLRSLASSTEDILEITSSFIADARSSMDGQEGLAAFLEKRSPSWFNAESNDKGW; this comes from the coding sequence ATGGAACAAGGGAAGTACCTATATATAAAGGTAGATGTTGATGAAGACACTACTACCATTCTATTTCGAAGGCCAGATGTTCGAAATGCCTTTAATTCTAAAATGATAAAAGAGATTACCTCTGCAGTTAAATTGGCAGATAGCCTTTTTCTTGTATTCCGAGGAGAAGGTAATGTCTTTTCAGCAGGAGCAGATGTAGACTATATGCGAAAAATTGCCCGAATGGGGTATGATGATAACCTAAAAGATGCCAAAATTTTGGCAAAGCTCTTTGAGGAGATCGCTAACTCCTCATGTATTACTATTTCGATGATACAAGGAGCGTCTATGGGTGGTGGAAATGGAATTGTTGCTGCATCCGATTTCTCGATAGCGCTAAGAAATACGCTATTCTCCTTCAGCGAAGTTAAGCTGGGGCTTGTACCGGCAACCATCTCTCCGTACGTACTTCAAAAGGTAGGAAGAGGTAAAGCGCTAGAACTATTTCTAACAGGTCGTCAATTTGATGCAGCAGAAGCGCACTCCATTGGGCTTGTTACAAAGGTAGCCGATCATAATAGTTTTGAGAATGATCTTATAACGCTAAAGGAGAAACTTCGTCAGAATTCGCCAGCAGCAATGCGTAGCGTAAAAAGGTTGCTGAGGAGCTTGGCAAGCAGCACTGAGGATATTTTAGAGATAACATCTTCTTTCATTGCTGATGCTCGCTCATCAATGGATGGACAGGAAGGCTTAGCTGCCTTTCTTGAAAAGCGAAGCCCTAGCTGGTTTAATGCAGAATCAAACGATAAAGGATGGTAA
- a CDS encoding biotin carboxylase N-terminal domain-containing protein: MVIKKLLIANRGEIALRIIATAKRMGIRTVAIYHAADNALPFVNAADEALNLGEGALSDTYLNGPAIVQLAKTAGADAIHPGYGFLSENAEFAHLCRQSGITFVGPSPEVIAVMGDKTTSRCYAQSLGLPVVQGYEGNPSEILAQVQNDDFPLLVKPSLGGGGKGMKVARNFDELRDALQTASRESLRYFNSDSVFVEHLVLFPRHIEVQIIADGAGNVLHLFDRECTLQRRFQKVVEEAPSPSLNENQRREAYDMSIRLAKECGYINAGTVEFLLDSKGKLYFLEMNTRIQVEHPVTEAIVGIDIVELQLLVAMGKELPLKQSNIKVNGAAIELRLIAEDAEKGFLPSVGRIAQLSIPSSARFDRCYQNGNEITPHFDSLIGKIIVHGATRKDAMEKSLRALEQSAVHGVKTNLSFLRQLLLSKPFIENRIYVDFIDRSLADMVAGIKDFKHSVPDHLLVAAFLSIRQSSWQLFYQNTLCVDDRLIRFYAHSTMEEYQIAIGNTAKNARVKKGKNKLAVSIDGAEHMLFFSEENDGITLTYKGIDFGIKTRKLNESAYSPNKMLSGYEKTITSPLNGKIVEVKVEKGQKVRKGTLLLVVESMKMENSIFAPADATIAEVLVKVSQQVQGGSTLLNLE, from the coding sequence ATGGTAATAAAAAAGTTGCTTATTGCCAATCGTGGCGAAATTGCGCTAAGGATTATAGCAACCGCTAAACGAATGGGGATTCGTACGGTTGCAATTTACCATGCGGCAGATAATGCTTTACCTTTCGTCAATGCCGCAGATGAGGCTTTAAATTTAGGTGAAGGTGCCCTATCAGATACCTACCTAAACGGTCCAGCAATTGTTCAGCTAGCAAAAACAGCAGGTGCAGATGCCATACACCCAGGATATGGTTTCTTGTCTGAAAATGCGGAGTTTGCCCATTTGTGCCGACAAAGCGGAATTACTTTTGTTGGTCCTTCTCCTGAAGTCATTGCGGTAATGGGAGATAAGACTACATCCCGTTGCTATGCACAATCTCTAGGACTTCCTGTCGTGCAAGGTTATGAAGGAAATCCTTCCGAAATATTGGCGCAGGTTCAGAATGACGATTTTCCGTTACTTGTTAAACCATCATTAGGAGGTGGGGGAAAAGGAATGAAGGTGGCTAGGAATTTTGATGAGCTAAGAGATGCTCTCCAAACCGCCTCGCGAGAATCTTTACGCTATTTCAATTCTGATTCAGTTTTTGTAGAGCATCTAGTCTTATTTCCACGTCATATTGAGGTGCAGATTATTGCTGATGGAGCAGGAAATGTCCTCCATCTGTTTGATAGGGAATGCACTTTGCAACGCCGATTTCAAAAAGTGGTAGAGGAGGCTCCCTCTCCCAGCTTAAATGAAAATCAGCGACGTGAAGCTTATGATATGTCCATTCGTTTAGCCAAAGAGTGTGGTTACATTAACGCAGGGACTGTTGAGTTTTTGTTGGATAGCAAGGGGAAACTCTACTTCTTAGAAATGAATACCCGTATACAGGTGGAGCATCCTGTTACGGAGGCAATCGTTGGGATTGACATTGTGGAGTTGCAGCTGTTGGTTGCCATGGGGAAGGAGCTGCCTTTAAAGCAATCTAATATAAAGGTAAACGGAGCGGCAATTGAGCTGCGATTAATTGCTGAAGATGCCGAGAAAGGTTTTTTGCCCTCGGTTGGACGGATTGCGCAGCTGAGCATCCCCTCTTCTGCTCGTTTTGATAGATGCTACCAGAATGGAAATGAAATAACGCCCCACTTCGATTCCTTAATTGGTAAGATTATAGTTCATGGGGCTACTCGCAAAGATGCCATGGAAAAGAGTTTGCGCGCTCTTGAACAGTCTGCTGTTCATGGAGTAAAAACAAATCTTTCTTTTTTACGGCAGCTGCTGCTATCTAAGCCATTTATAGAGAATCGCATATATGTTGATTTCATAGATCGCTCATTAGCAGATATGGTTGCAGGTATCAAGGATTTTAAACATTCTGTTCCTGATCATCTTCTTGTGGCGGCTTTTCTAAGTATTCGCCAATCTAGCTGGCAGCTTTTTTATCAAAATACGCTTTGTGTTGATGATCGTTTGATTCGCTTTTATGCGCATTCCACAATGGAGGAGTATCAAATTGCAATAGGCAACACTGCTAAGAATGCGCGTGTAAAAAAAGGTAAGAATAAGCTTGCTGTTTCTATTGATGGAGCAGAGCATATGCTATTTTTCTCGGAAGAGAACGATGGCATTACCTTAACTTATAAGGGTATTGATTTCGGTATAAAAACTAGGAAACTAAACGAAAGTGCCTATAGTCCAAATAAAATGCTTTCCGGTTACGAGAAGACAATAACCTCGCCTTTGAATGGTAAAATAGTGGAAGTAAAGGTTGAAAAAGGACAGAAAGTTCGTAAAGGAACGCTGCTTCTTGTTGTTGAGTCGATGAAAATGGAGAATAGCATTTTTGCACCTGCAGATGCAACAATTGCGGAGGTTTTAGTCAAGGTTTCTCAGCAGGTTCAGGGAGGTTCAACACTTCTCAATCTAGAGTAA
- a CDS encoding acyl-CoA dehydrogenase family protein: MKEYLKEHHCSIKQLVKKFAETEVRPLAKEIDRQEEFSTHLTKRMGELGLFGIAIPEQYGGKGLDYMSFIVAVEELAKVDGSQASTLAAHNALGIMPIYKYGTEAQKMKYLPQLCTGNHTWAFGLTERNAGSDSRATESKAVLKDGKWHINGAKTFISNAASSVSLGVSAQVITNESNGVKELSVILIEKGTAGYTTEPIKGKMMWRGSDTGSLTFDNVAVPQENLLGELGKGAKIMLETLDAGRLSIAAMGVGLAQGAYEMALEYANKRIQFGKPIAKFQAISFKLAEMATKIEAARSLLYHAVWLKDNNEPYGKEAAMAKLFCSEIAREVANEAVQIHGAWGLVDAYDVERFYRDQRLLEIGEGTSEILKLVISRSIL, translated from the coding sequence ATGAAGGAGTATCTTAAAGAGCATCATTGCAGTATTAAGCAGCTTGTAAAGAAATTTGCAGAGACGGAGGTTCGTCCCTTGGCTAAAGAAATAGATAGGCAAGAAGAGTTCTCTACCCATCTAACCAAACGAATGGGAGAGTTAGGGCTGTTTGGCATTGCCATCCCTGAACAGTATGGAGGCAAAGGACTCGATTATATGAGCTTTATTGTAGCCGTAGAAGAGCTTGCAAAGGTCGATGGCTCACAGGCTTCAACGTTGGCAGCACACAATGCCCTCGGTATTATGCCTATATATAAGTATGGGACTGAAGCTCAAAAAATGAAGTATTTACCCCAGCTTTGCACCGGCAACCATACATGGGCATTTGGATTAACGGAGCGTAATGCCGGAAGCGATAGCCGTGCTACAGAGTCTAAAGCTGTATTGAAGGATGGGAAATGGCATATTAATGGAGCGAAAACGTTCATTTCTAATGCCGCATCTTCCGTCTCATTGGGTGTTTCTGCTCAGGTTATTACCAACGAAAGTAACGGTGTTAAAGAGCTATCTGTAATTCTTATCGAAAAAGGAACAGCAGGGTATACAACTGAGCCAATTAAAGGGAAGATGATGTGGCGAGGATCGGACACCGGTTCTTTAACTTTTGATAATGTAGCTGTTCCACAAGAGAATCTGTTAGGAGAGCTAGGTAAAGGTGCTAAAATAATGTTGGAAACGCTCGATGCAGGTCGACTTTCGATTGCTGCAATGGGGGTTGGCTTGGCTCAAGGTGCGTATGAAATGGCTCTCGAATACGCCAATAAGCGCATTCAATTTGGTAAGCCAATAGCCAAATTTCAGGCAATTTCATTTAAGTTGGCAGAGATGGCCACAAAGATAGAGGCTGCCCGTTCTTTGCTTTATCATGCCGTTTGGTTGAAAGATAATAACGAACCGTATGGAAAAGAAGCGGCAATGGCTAAGCTTTTTTGTTCAGAAATAGCTCGCGAAGTAGCCAATGAAGCTGTTCAAATTCATGGCGCTTGGGGACTAGTTGACGCCTATGACGTAGAACGCTTTTATAGAGATCAACGTCTTCTTGAAATAGGAGAGGGAACCTCTGAAATTTTAAAACTGGTTATTTCCAGATCGATATTGTAG
- a CDS encoding type 2 isopentenyl-diphosphate Delta-isomerase: MEERKKDHIALAFQSQTAAEFNDTRFSYEPMLAAHPVGMNAAISFLGKELLAPFWVSSMTGGTALAKKINQNLARVCNEFGLGMGLGSCRILLDNPQHLPDFDVRDILGNHLPLYANIGICQLEELIERKELHKISEVVEKLRADGLIVHINPFQEWFQPEGDRIKHPPVDSIKYLLAEVDYPIIVKEVGQGMGYESLSELLRLPLAAVEFAAFGGTNFSKMEMLRSNTPENEVLAGLTMVGHTAAEMVEMVNDIAINGHIACNQLIISGGITNFLDGYYLLQKSNVPAVVGMASAFLKYADDYELLKRFVIAQIRGYRMAQTYLKIKE; the protein is encoded by the coding sequence ATGGAAGAACGAAAAAAGGATCATATAGCACTAGCATTTCAATCGCAAACAGCTGCCGAATTCAATGACACTCGATTTAGCTACGAGCCAATGCTTGCAGCTCATCCAGTAGGGATGAATGCTGCAATATCCTTTCTAGGAAAAGAGCTGTTGGCTCCATTTTGGGTTTCTAGTATGACTGGAGGAACTGCACTAGCAAAGAAAATCAATCAAAATCTTGCTAGGGTATGCAACGAGTTTGGGCTTGGAATGGGGCTTGGATCTTGCCGAATTCTTTTAGATAATCCACAGCATTTACCCGATTTTGATGTAAGAGATATACTTGGGAATCACCTGCCTTTATATGCCAATATAGGTATTTGTCAACTTGAAGAGCTCATAGAAAGAAAGGAACTGCATAAAATTTCGGAGGTTGTTGAAAAGCTTCGAGCAGATGGTCTAATAGTTCATATCAATCCTTTTCAGGAGTGGTTTCAACCTGAGGGTGATCGAATTAAGCATCCTCCCGTTGATTCGATTAAATATCTGCTTGCAGAAGTTGATTACCCTATTATCGTGAAGGAGGTTGGACAAGGAATGGGGTATGAAAGCCTTTCTGAATTGTTGCGTTTGCCTCTTGCAGCGGTAGAATTTGCTGCTTTTGGAGGAACCAATTTTTCTAAGATGGAAATGCTCCGATCAAATACGCCAGAAAATGAGGTGCTGGCAGGATTAACAATGGTGGGCCACACTGCTGCTGAGATGGTTGAGATGGTTAACGATATTGCAATAAATGGACATATTGCTTGCAATCAGCTTATTATTTCTGGTGGTATTACTAACTTCTTGGATGGATACTATTTATTACAGAAATCTAATGTTCCGGCAGTAGTTGGGATGGCTTCGGCTTTCCTGAAATATGCAGATGACTACGAGCTGCTTAAGCGATTCGTCATTGCTCAGATTCGTGGCTATAGAATGGCCCAAACCTATCTAAAAATTAAGGAATAA
- a CDS encoding GYDIA family GHMP kinase: protein MDSENSYFAHGKLMLLGEFFVLRGANCIAAPSIYGQSLKVVSDDRKETLKWEALIENKQWFSAEYDLKEFEVISASNNFLAESFARLARVVRELNSRFLENGAAVTTNLNFPQSWGLGSSSTIIKLLADWAGVDPFDIHFATSTGSGYDIASAIANKPIVYQSVNEEPKFYEIELPDVVKQSCYFIYLGKKQNSQRSVKLFLQRGQQDLPVERMNELASEFINSTSVKGICSIMSEHDRLLSPILDLKRVKDVMFKDFEGEVKSLGAWGGDFVMACTENDAEYVSRYFKNKGLDTVLTYKKLLL from the coding sequence ATGGACAGCGAGAATAGCTATTTTGCTCATGGGAAACTAATGCTTTTAGGAGAATTTTTTGTTCTTCGAGGCGCTAACTGTATTGCGGCTCCGTCTATTTATGGACAATCGCTAAAGGTTGTTTCTGATGACAGAAAGGAGACATTGAAATGGGAGGCTCTAATCGAAAATAAGCAATGGTTTTCAGCAGAGTATGATTTAAAGGAGTTTGAGGTTATATCAGCAAGCAACAACTTTTTGGCTGAAAGTTTTGCTCGATTAGCACGTGTTGTTCGAGAGTTGAATAGCCGTTTTTTGGAGAATGGAGCAGCTGTTACTACCAACTTAAACTTTCCTCAGAGTTGGGGCTTAGGAAGTAGCTCTACCATCATAAAGCTGCTTGCCGATTGGGCTGGTGTAGATCCTTTTGATATTCATTTTGCAACGTCTACCGGTTCTGGATACGACATTGCTAGCGCAATTGCCAATAAGCCCATTGTATATCAGAGTGTAAATGAAGAGCCAAAATTTTATGAAATAGAGCTCCCAGATGTGGTAAAACAGAGCTGTTACTTTATATATTTGGGGAAGAAACAAAACTCACAGAGGTCAGTTAAACTTTTTCTGCAGCGAGGCCAGCAAGATTTGCCCGTTGAAAGGATGAATGAGCTAGCATCAGAATTTATAAATTCGACATCGGTTAAAGGTATTTGCAGCATAATGAGCGAGCATGACAGGTTGCTGTCTCCTATTTTGGACTTGAAACGGGTTAAGGACGTTATGTTTAAGGATTTTGAAGGAGAGGTTAAGTCGTTAGGAGCTTGGGGAGGCGATTTTGTTATGGCTTGTACGGAAAATGATGCTGAATATGTGAGCCGCTATTTCAAAAACAAAGGATTAGATACCGTTTTGACTTATAAAAAATTGCTTCTTTAA